In Pseudofrankia saprophytica, one genomic interval encodes:
- a CDS encoding cell surface polysaccharide biosynthesis / chain length determinant protein, producing MQDSDLAAEYDTGPGPLSSLWRHRAFSAFMVLASVLVAAVVGVVNAPPTKAVARMGLANPRSLALFLGGGSSGADLGRYADGQERFAEGTDVLGEAANELGDGTSVRTLRANVNVTASASADILVVTADGDTPRQAMRRADAVVTAYQSLTLRAANDAVNRALGAVSVARAQLNKELAGIRTNNAVDTAAVQAATAALGSLQQKAAQTQTEAALFGSGTTFIDPATAQPRPGKVARAARAGMLGALVGLLIAGAASWTWAGRRREVEDGAEAAQLLQAPLLGEIPTVDARRRAGLADPAHGALPGYYAVADALAATAGNGLYLVAGSGRRDGRTVTTIGLATALAAGGTRVAIVDGDLRTGQLTSRFPTEPGATGLAQLAAATTTLAAAIRTVPAAEGGELAVVGRGRAVGEPAGLLRRRALTDALDQLRDTFDVVLVDTPAAGATVDVFALATAATGMVAVVRRRTPARPLHRLRTQTAAADLPIVGVVITRMAKERSTYRALDDREPIVAETPRPADGFGTPTGPKAGAEQAPNRTVPAEAGLTEAEADTAATAATATPEAGPTAEAEPVGTGNGTGADTPAARPIATRH from the coding sequence GTGCAGGATTCCGATCTTGCCGCGGAGTACGACACCGGTCCGGGTCCGCTGTCATCTCTGTGGCGTCACCGTGCCTTCTCGGCCTTCATGGTGCTGGCCAGCGTGCTGGTGGCCGCGGTTGTCGGGGTGGTGAACGCGCCGCCGACGAAGGCCGTCGCCCGTATGGGCCTGGCGAACCCGCGCAGCCTGGCGCTGTTTCTTGGCGGTGGTAGTTCCGGGGCCGATCTTGGCCGTTATGCGGACGGCCAGGAGCGCTTCGCCGAGGGCACGGACGTTCTCGGAGAGGCCGCCAACGAGCTCGGCGACGGAACATCGGTCCGCACCCTGCGCGCGAACGTGAATGTCACCGCCTCGGCATCGGCCGACATCTTGGTCGTGACGGCCGACGGAGACACCCCGCGGCAGGCGATGCGTCGCGCGGACGCGGTCGTCACCGCCTACCAGAGCCTCACGCTGCGAGCCGCGAACGACGCGGTGAACCGCGCGCTGGGAGCCGTCTCCGTGGCCAGGGCGCAGCTCAACAAGGAACTCGCCGGCATCAGGACGAACAACGCCGTCGACACCGCCGCGGTCCAGGCCGCGACCGCCGCCCTTGGTTCGCTGCAGCAGAAGGCCGCCCAGACGCAGACCGAGGCGGCGCTCTTCGGTTCGGGCACGACGTTCATCGACCCCGCCACCGCGCAGCCACGCCCCGGCAAGGTGGCCAGGGCCGCCCGCGCGGGCATGCTCGGAGCGCTGGTGGGTCTGCTGATCGCGGGCGCCGCGTCCTGGACCTGGGCCGGGCGGCGCCGAGAGGTCGAGGACGGCGCCGAGGCCGCGCAGCTGCTCCAGGCCCCGCTGCTCGGCGAGATCCCCACCGTCGACGCGCGCCGGCGGGCCGGCCTGGCCGATCCCGCCCACGGGGCGCTGCCCGGTTACTACGCGGTCGCCGACGCCCTGGCCGCGACCGCCGGGAACGGGCTGTACCTGGTGGCCGGCTCGGGCCGCCGGGACGGACGCACCGTGACGACCATCGGCCTCGCGACCGCGCTGGCCGCCGGCGGGACCCGGGTCGCCATCGTCGACGGCGACCTGCGGACCGGCCAGCTGACGAGCCGGTTCCCGACGGAGCCCGGCGCGACCGGCCTGGCGCAGCTCGCTGCCGCAACCACGACGCTCGCCGCCGCCATCCGGACGGTTCCGGCGGCCGAAGGCGGCGAGCTGGCCGTGGTAGGGCGCGGCCGCGCGGTCGGCGAACCGGCCGGCCTGCTGCGTCGACGAGCCCTGACCGACGCGCTGGACCAGCTGCGGGACACCTTCGACGTGGTACTGGTCGACACCCCGGCCGCTGGCGCGACGGTGGACGTCTTCGCACTGGCCACCGCCGCGACCGGAATGGTGGCGGTGGTGCGCCGGCGCACGCCGGCCCGTCCGCTGCACCGGCTGCGCACGCAGACCGCCGCCGCGGATCTCCCCATCGTCGGCGTGGTGATCACCCGAATGGCCAAGGAACGCTCCACCTACCGGGCCCTTGACGACCGCGAGCCCATCGTCGCGGAGACGCCTCGCCCAGCGGACGGGTTCGGTACGCCCACCGGCCCGAAGGCAGGCGCCGAGCAGGCGCCGAACCGCACCGTGCCCGCCGAAGCCGGGCTCACCGAAGCCGAGGCGGACACAGCGGCCACAGCGGCCACCGCGACGCCAGAGGCCGGCCCGACCGCGGAAGCCGAGCCCGTTGGCACCGGTAACGGCACCGGCGCCGACACCCCGGCGGCGCGGCCCATAGCCACCCGGCACTGA
- the lysS gene encoding lysine--tRNA ligase — protein MTADGSGAPLPRSGYQTDTVARDVQTAPDGTPARIAGRLVLWRRMGGLVFGHLQDRSGRVQISLARNDLGEETFKAWHSSARVGDFVGVTGTVFTTRKGERTVAASDFTVLNKAVRALPDKWHGVADVETRYRRRYLDLLANPESRERFQVRSRVISRIRRFLDEADFLEVETPILTEAASGAAARPFVTRHNALGEDFYLRISPETYLKRLVAGSLDRVYEIGRNFRNEGIDPSHLQEFTMLEWYAAYWDYHDNMSFVRELILAVLDDVLGSRTVTYEGVKLDFGADWPVVDYREEVARRTGVDLRVVRDFETLREKCAALGLDVTKAASYAALVDLLYKKTVRPELVAPCFLVGHPVELVPLARRTDEDPTRLDIFQVVVNGWEIVKAYSELVDPVDQRARLEEQAELRAAGDDETMMLEEDFIEAMEYGMPPMSGLGLGIDRFVALITDAPTLRDVVLFPSMRGAKGTGGDNAAAVDNAAAADGSATADGSGAVDGSGAGESGRSEPSGVPDI, from the coding sequence ATGACAGCCGACGGGTCCGGGGCGCCGCTGCCCCGATCCGGGTACCAGACCGACACGGTGGCCCGGGACGTCCAGACCGCTCCAGACGGCACGCCGGCGCGGATCGCCGGGCGGCTGGTGCTGTGGCGCCGGATGGGTGGCCTGGTCTTCGGGCATCTGCAGGACCGCAGCGGTCGGGTGCAGATCTCGCTGGCGCGCAACGACCTCGGCGAGGAGACCTTCAAGGCGTGGCACAGCTCCGCGCGGGTCGGTGACTTCGTCGGCGTCACGGGCACCGTCTTCACCACGCGCAAGGGCGAGCGTACGGTCGCCGCGAGTGACTTCACCGTGCTCAACAAGGCGGTGCGGGCGCTGCCGGACAAGTGGCACGGCGTCGCGGACGTGGAGACCCGCTACCGGCGCCGCTACCTGGACCTGCTGGCGAACCCCGAGTCGCGCGAGCGGTTCCAAGTCCGCTCACGGGTGATCAGCAGGATCCGCCGCTTCCTCGACGAGGCGGACTTCCTCGAGGTCGAGACCCCGATCCTGACCGAGGCCGCCTCGGGAGCCGCCGCGCGCCCGTTCGTCACCCGGCACAACGCCCTCGGTGAGGACTTCTACCTCCGCATCTCGCCGGAGACCTACCTCAAGCGGCTGGTCGCGGGCTCGCTCGACCGCGTGTACGAGATCGGCCGGAACTTCCGCAACGAGGGGATCGACCCCTCGCACCTGCAGGAGTTCACGATGCTGGAGTGGTACGCGGCCTACTGGGACTACCACGACAACATGAGCTTCGTGCGTGAGCTGATCCTCGCCGTCCTCGACGACGTGCTCGGCTCCCGAACGGTCACGTACGAGGGCGTCAAGCTCGACTTCGGCGCCGACTGGCCGGTGGTGGACTACCGCGAGGAGGTGGCCCGGCGCACCGGCGTCGACCTGCGCGTCGTCCGCGACTTCGAGACTCTCCGGGAGAAGTGCGCCGCCCTTGGCCTGGACGTCACCAAGGCGGCCTCGTACGCGGCGCTGGTCGACCTGCTCTACAAGAAGACGGTCCGTCCCGAGCTGGTGGCGCCGTGTTTCCTCGTCGGGCACCCGGTCGAGCTCGTGCCGCTGGCGCGGCGCACGGACGAGGACCCGACCCGGCTCGACATCTTCCAGGTCGTCGTCAACGGCTGGGAGATCGTCAAGGCCTACTCCGAGCTGGTCGACCCGGTCGACCAGCGGGCCCGGCTGGAGGAGCAGGCCGAACTGCGGGCGGCCGGCGACGACGAGACGATGATGCTGGAAGAGGACTTCATCGAGGCGATGGAGTACGGCATGCCGCCGATGTCCGGCCTCGGCCTCGGCATCGACCGGTTCGTCGCCCTGATCACGGACGCGCCGACGCTGCGTGACGTGGTTCTCTTCCCCTCCATGCGAGGCGCCAAGGGAACCGGCGGGGACAACGCGGCCGCTGTGGACAACGCCGCCGCCGCGGACGGTTCCGCCACCGCGGACGGTTCCGGGGCTGTGGACGGTTCCGGGGCCGGCGAATCCGGCCGCTCCGAACCGTCCGGCGTTCCCGACATCTGA
- a CDS encoding O-antigen ligase family protein has translation MNAGGSLVIQIATARALGAHTFGSLTLLTSSLVLLTALYTAFVGDSLTVLDRQDPHLRGTVLALHAVLSMLAAGVGYGVAISLGELEPVGAVAFAALVLLWLNEELCRRVLMARLEFWKLAANDAVYVGATLAALAGATAAGISISLVVVVLAMAAGAVVAILVALGQLPLARLRLGRPRPELLREIVSFALWRSLQAGLAPALLFVARVLIGVLAGRATLGRVEAARLLLAPAQLVVNAAGNVLLPLYAAGAGRAGQRVRRASALLIGTTVLVGAVAVAGSGPLSRLVVGPEITVPSVAVLAWALYTCTQALGLPASTALVARRRSRTVFVARFLDALVGLALLLGLLAADHPALAPAALAAARAGSALWLQRLAGRPDPADPSRATATPTTTAAAGPGWARALARERSLWPVRMPMPRLLPSENRWALAFVILPLMLASDYKLRLRDQQATVSGQPDIFIFIEIGVYAAVAAVLLLTVARAPAGRRSATVINLAWIFAIYCVCAGLWSPYRQLALVRGAQLLLTVAIAQTIARRASRRQLHGLAHAFVALVAASVLFGRVHPFPPVSNLTAGRFTWLYVHPVVAGIYAGAATVIVTGYLVRAGRPHRVWPDWVYRVLLVIVGYGLLATQTRGALSGAVVAILLVIVLGARGARRADLLLTIGILATIGVITSSDTILGYLTRGESTEQLATLNDRTNLWTLAYQAFEQKPLTGWGFTASRGIFYSQIGLGGGHNAFINIMVDGGLVGVVLWLAMLGGLAVALRHLWRRVAPTERADLTMLTALVVFLLIDGLTAEHMAAPANVANILLFVLVGWTGTLLRVSARRRALPPPPPPRPRPQPRRQPATRGRTPPGRPTTPRSPTTPPSPSLSPSPASAQAARPPAPRVPVP, from the coding sequence GTGAACGCCGGCGGCAGCCTGGTCATCCAGATCGCGACGGCCCGGGCACTCGGCGCCCACACCTTCGGCTCGCTGACGCTGCTCACCTCGTCGCTGGTGCTGCTCACCGCGCTGTACACGGCGTTCGTCGGCGACTCGCTCACCGTGCTCGACCGCCAGGACCCACACCTGCGCGGCACGGTGCTCGCCCTGCACGCCGTCCTGTCGATGCTCGCCGCCGGCGTCGGCTATGGAGTCGCCATCTCGCTCGGCGAGCTCGAACCGGTCGGGGCGGTGGCCTTCGCTGCGCTGGTCCTGCTCTGGCTGAACGAGGAGCTGTGCCGCCGGGTGCTCATGGCCAGGCTGGAGTTCTGGAAGCTCGCGGCCAACGACGCGGTCTACGTCGGCGCCACGCTGGCGGCGCTCGCGGGGGCGACGGCCGCGGGAATCTCGATCAGCCTCGTCGTGGTCGTGCTGGCGATGGCCGCGGGAGCGGTGGTCGCCATCCTCGTCGCCCTCGGCCAGCTCCCCCTGGCGCGGCTGCGGCTCGGCCGGCCACGGCCGGAGCTGCTTCGCGAGATCGTCTCGTTCGCGCTGTGGCGGTCGCTGCAGGCCGGGCTCGCTCCCGCGCTCCTGTTCGTGGCACGCGTGCTCATCGGCGTGCTGGCCGGCCGGGCCACCCTCGGCCGGGTCGAGGCGGCCCGGCTGCTGCTCGCGCCGGCGCAGCTGGTGGTGAACGCCGCGGGAAACGTCCTGCTGCCGCTCTACGCCGCGGGCGCGGGCCGGGCCGGGCAGCGGGTCAGGCGGGCCAGTGCCCTGCTGATCGGCACCACCGTGCTGGTCGGGGCGGTCGCCGTCGCCGGTTCCGGCCCGCTGTCGAGGCTGGTCGTGGGGCCGGAGATCACGGTGCCGTCCGTGGCGGTGCTGGCCTGGGCCCTGTACACCTGCACCCAGGCGCTCGGGCTCCCGGCGTCGACCGCGCTCGTCGCGCGCCGGCGGTCCCGAACGGTCTTCGTCGCCCGCTTCCTCGACGCCCTGGTCGGCCTCGCCCTGCTGCTCGGCCTGTTGGCGGCCGACCACCCGGCGCTGGCTCCCGCCGCGCTCGCGGCCGCGCGGGCCGGCAGCGCGCTGTGGCTCCAGCGGCTCGCCGGCCGACCCGACCCAGCTGACCCGTCACGCGCCACGGCCACCCCTACGACCACGGCCGCCGCCGGGCCGGGTTGGGCCCGCGCCCTGGCCCGGGAGCGGTCGCTCTGGCCGGTTCGGATGCCCATGCCACGGCTGCTGCCGAGCGAGAACCGGTGGGCGCTGGCGTTCGTCATCCTGCCGCTGATGCTGGCCAGCGACTACAAGCTGCGGCTGCGTGACCAGCAGGCGACCGTGTCCGGGCAGCCGGACATCTTCATCTTCATAGAGATCGGCGTCTACGCGGCGGTCGCGGCCGTCCTCCTGCTCACCGTCGCGCGCGCGCCGGCCGGGCGCCGAAGCGCGACGGTCATCAACCTGGCGTGGATCTTCGCGATCTACTGCGTGTGCGCGGGGCTCTGGTCGCCCTACCGTCAGCTCGCGCTCGTCCGAGGCGCCCAGCTGCTGCTCACCGTCGCGATCGCCCAGACCATCGCGCGGCGCGCCAGTCGCCGGCAGCTTCACGGGCTCGCGCACGCCTTCGTGGCGCTGGTCGCCGCCTCGGTGCTCTTCGGCCGCGTCCATCCGTTCCCCCCGGTGAGCAACCTGACGGCGGGCCGCTTCACCTGGCTCTACGTCCATCCCGTGGTGGCCGGGATCTACGCGGGCGCGGCCACGGTGATCGTGACTGGCTACCTGGTCCGGGCCGGCCGGCCGCACCGGGTGTGGCCGGACTGGGTCTACCGGGTCCTGCTCGTCATCGTCGGGTACGGACTGCTGGCGACCCAGACCCGCGGCGCGCTCTCGGGCGCGGTGGTCGCCATCCTGCTGGTGATCGTCCTGGGCGCGCGCGGCGCGCGGCGCGCGGACCTGCTGCTCACGATCGGCATCCTGGCCACCATCGGCGTGATCACCTCGTCGGACACGATCCTCGGCTATCTGACGCGGGGCGAGTCGACCGAGCAGTTGGCCACGCTCAACGACCGTACGAACCTGTGGACCCTCGCCTACCAGGCGTTCGAGCAGAAACCGTTGACTGGCTGGGGCTTCACGGCCTCACGCGGAATCTTCTACAGCCAGATCGGCCTCGGCGGCGGCCACAACGCGTTCATCAACATCATGGTCGACGGCGGCCTGGTCGGCGTCGTGCTCTGGCTCGCGATGCTCGGTGGGCTCGCGGTCGCGCTCCGGCATCTGTGGCGACGGGTGGCGCCGACCGAGCGGGCCGACCTCACCATGCTGACCGCGCTCGTGGTGTTCCTCCTGATCGACGGTCTGACGGCCGAGCACATGGCCGCGCCCGCGAACGTCGCGAACATCCTGCTGTTCGTGCTCGTGGGCTGGACCGGCACGCTGCTGCGCGTGTCCGCGCGTCGGCGCGCCCTGCCGCCACCGCCACCGCCACGACCGCGGCCGCAGCCGCGGCGCCAGCCGGCGACGCGAGGCCGGACGCCACCGGGAAGGCCGACGACGCCGCGAAGCCCCACGACACCGCCGTCGCCGTCGCTGTCGCCCTCGCCGGCATCGGCGCAGGCGGCGCGGCCGCCAGCCCCACGGGTTCCGGTGCCCTGA
- a CDS encoding metallophosphoesterase, with product MLTPFGEIPDRLARHMTMAEQHEYLRRRRPSRRAVLGSALAAVAGPTLLAGTARASVTTPAQVGPRYLAFGGDPARAMTVSFSTPARFGRALVRYGPVAETGEATDLGATAEVELANVDLATTSYGHANLTALAPATAYRYRLSVDGAEGPEGTFTTAPDGPAPFTFTAFGDQDVTADAVAILGQVAGAKPAFHLHAGDLCYAAGGSGLLTESFSIRRWDRWLDQISPVASKVPWMPAVGNHEMEPGYDIHGYGGVLGRLAVPTGGAPGCPATYAFRYGNVGFISLDSNDVSYEIPANFGYSAGSQLRWLEAILARYRRDRSGVDFIVVYFHHCAFSTSNAHGSEGGVRELWVPLFDRYAVDLVINGHNHSYERTLPLRAGRPVAGGAGEVDSTVGTTYVTAGGGGAARTPGFGHVSGSSTIWQSDGRPYSEAVDWSMPTGADQYSVLIAEVAPGPAAGGETTMKLRAVGADGTVLDRVTLRRPARPHEPAAAQAEGGGDGVAPWAIGGAAALATVVAAGGGYAVHRHLTTR from the coding sequence ATGCTGACCCCCTTCGGGGAGATCCCGGACCGGCTCGCCCGGCACATGACCATGGCCGAGCAGCACGAGTACCTGCGGCGGCGCCGTCCGAGCAGGCGGGCCGTGCTCGGCTCGGCGCTCGCCGCGGTCGCCGGGCCCACCCTGCTGGCGGGTACCGCCAGGGCCTCGGTCACGACGCCGGCGCAGGTCGGCCCGCGTTACCTCGCGTTCGGCGGCGACCCGGCGCGCGCGATGACGGTCTCCTTCTCGACCCCGGCGCGGTTCGGCCGTGCGCTGGTCCGTTACGGCCCCGTGGCCGAGACCGGGGAGGCCACCGACCTCGGTGCCACCGCCGAGGTCGAGCTGGCGAACGTGGATCTGGCCACGACGTCGTACGGACACGCCAACCTCACGGCGCTGGCGCCGGCCACGGCCTACCGTTACCGGCTCTCGGTCGACGGGGCCGAAGGTCCCGAGGGCACCTTCACGACCGCTCCCGACGGCCCGGCGCCCTTCACGTTCACCGCCTTCGGCGACCAGGACGTCACAGCCGACGCGGTAGCGATCCTCGGCCAGGTGGCCGGCGCGAAGCCGGCCTTCCACCTGCACGCGGGTGATCTGTGTTACGCGGCCGGCGGGAGCGGACTGCTGACGGAGTCATTCTCCATCCGCCGCTGGGACCGCTGGCTGGACCAGATCTCCCCGGTCGCGTCGAAGGTGCCCTGGATGCCGGCGGTCGGCAACCACGAGATGGAGCCCGGCTACGACATCCACGGATATGGCGGGGTGCTGGGCCGGCTCGCGGTGCCCACCGGCGGCGCGCCGGGCTGCCCCGCCACCTACGCGTTCCGCTATGGGAACGTCGGCTTCATCTCGCTCGACAGCAACGACGTGTCGTACGAGATCCCGGCGAACTTCGGCTACTCGGCGGGCAGCCAGCTCCGCTGGCTCGAAGCGATCCTCGCCAGGTACCGGCGGGACCGCTCGGGAGTCGACTTCATAGTCGTCTACTTCCATCACTGCGCGTTCAGCACGAGCAACGCCCACGGTTCCGAGGGCGGGGTCCGGGAGCTGTGGGTGCCGCTGTTCGACCGGTACGCGGTCGACCTCGTCATCAACGGCCACAACCACAGCTACGAGCGGACCCTGCCGCTGCGCGCCGGGAGGCCGGTCGCGGGCGGGGCCGGCGAGGTCGACTCGACGGTCGGCACGACCTACGTCACCGCTGGCGGCGGTGGAGCGGCGCGTACCCCCGGCTTCGGGCATGTCAGCGGCAGCAGCACGATCTGGCAGTCGGACGGGCGGCCGTACTCCGAGGCCGTGGACTGGTCGATGCCGACGGGGGCGGACCAGTACTCGGTGCTCATCGCCGAGGTCGCTCCCGGCCCGGCCGCCGGCGGGGAGACGACGATGAAGCTGCGGGCGGTCGGAGCCGACGGCACGGTCCTCGACCGGGTCACCCTGCGCCGTCCGGCGCGGCCCCATGAACCAGCCGCGGCCCAGGCGGAGGGCGGCGGTGACGGGGTGGCGCCGTGGGCGATCGGCGGCGCGGCCGCGCTCGCGACGGTGGTCGCGGCCGGTGGCGGCTACGCGGTCCACCGCCACCTGACCACGCGCTGA
- a CDS encoding glycosyltransferase, translating into MTATAVPPVAGPRTVLFAHPSVELYGSDRMLVDSVRAVVAAGDRAVVVLPGDGPLRPLLERAGAEIRTYDVPVLRKQYLRPARALGLAARMARAIVELRRLIRQVEPAVVYVNTLTIPAWLAAARLTRRTCLVHVHEAEQTGRLVGLALTAPLRLARIVVVNSSAASAALVASMPGLAARIELVYNGVAAPARTEPMRTRPGAPARLVLVGRLSPRKGSDVAVKAVQRLRADGRDVRLDLVGSTFDGYEWFEKELRILADEPPLSGRVNFHGFQADAESFFRTADLVLVPSRVEPFGNVAVEALLAGRPVIASATQGLVEIIDDGRTGLLVAPDDPEALAAAIARLLDDWPLATRLAAAGQAEAAERFGIEQYQTRIAAVVDGLAATR; encoded by the coding sequence GTGACGGCGACGGCGGTCCCTCCCGTGGCCGGCCCGCGGACGGTGTTGTTCGCCCACCCATCGGTCGAGCTCTACGGTTCCGACCGGATGCTCGTCGATTCGGTGCGCGCCGTCGTGGCCGCCGGTGACCGGGCGGTCGTCGTGCTGCCGGGCGACGGGCCGCTGCGCCCCCTGCTCGAGCGGGCGGGAGCCGAGATCCGGACCTATGACGTCCCGGTCCTGCGCAAGCAGTACCTGCGCCCGGCCCGGGCGCTCGGCCTGGCGGCCAGGATGGCGCGCGCCATCGTCGAGCTCCGTCGGCTGATCCGGCAGGTCGAGCCGGCGGTGGTCTACGTGAACACGCTGACGATCCCGGCCTGGCTGGCCGCCGCCCGGCTGACCCGCCGGACCTGCCTGGTCCATGTGCACGAGGCGGAGCAGACCGGACGGCTCGTCGGGCTCGCGCTGACCGCCCCGCTACGGCTGGCCCGGATCGTCGTGGTCAACAGCTCCGCCGCCTCGGCGGCCCTGGTGGCCTCCATGCCGGGCCTGGCGGCCAGGATCGAGCTCGTCTACAACGGGGTGGCGGCGCCGGCGAGGACCGAGCCGATGCGCACACGCCCCGGCGCGCCCGCCCGGCTGGTGCTGGTCGGCCGGCTTTCCCCGCGCAAGGGCAGCGACGTCGCGGTCAAGGCCGTCCAGCGGCTGCGCGCGGACGGCCGGGATGTGCGGCTGGACCTGGTTGGCAGCACGTTCGACGGCTACGAGTGGTTCGAGAAGGAGCTGCGGATCCTCGCCGACGAGCCGCCGCTTTCAGGCCGGGTGAACTTCCACGGCTTCCAGGCCGACGCCGAGAGCTTCTTCCGCACAGCCGACCTCGTCCTGGTGCCTTCCCGGGTCGAGCCGTTCGGCAACGTCGCGGTCGAGGCCCTGCTCGCCGGACGGCCGGTCATCGCGAGCGCGACGCAGGGGCTCGTCGAGATCATCGACGACGGACGGACCGGGCTGCTCGTCGCCCCGGACGATCCCGAGGCGCTGGCCGCCGCGATCGCCCGCCTGCTGGACGACTGGCCGCTCGCCACCCGGCTCGCGGCGGCCGGCCAGGCCGAGGCGGCCGAACGGTTCGGAATCGAGCAGTACCAAACCAGGATCGCCGCGGTCGTCGACGGTCTGGCGGCCACGCGCTGA
- a CDS encoding right-handed parallel beta-helix repeat-containing protein, giving the protein MPGAAGYPAPAGAVFAAPAGSDDAPGTLEQPLRTVAAALAKAPPGGTVVLRGGDYRETVASVTKPVTIQPYQREQAWLNGADIVKDWAPLPDGWATATFRSTLCRTCYYEKAVDPARPLAGSPNQVFVNGKALKEVAGDAQLDSGSFYVMDDGTVVIGTDPAGVTVQISVRWKAIQFDGGASGSVVRGIGVRGYAPVWIESQQLAAVILNAPGVRFTGNVLTDVAGTALAVTRPGAVVTGNVVIRNGLRGMVANRADGLVVTGNRFDLNNTAGFATTTCGAVCVIAGLKITRTRGLTVKGNSFSNNDGAGVWCDLGCIDATVTGNLVSGNTGNGMFYELSTNAVFDGNTITRNGRGLKIAGSDRVTVNGNHFTDNGIDLGVYDDPRSPSVEKYSEQNGLTWDTRQVTVTGNSFVGAGGTDDVLLETNRTAQVTAPDMIGRFVSNTFQPAAGGRVYWCSSSCMYFPTVTAFLASGALG; this is encoded by the coding sequence GTGCCCGGCGCCGCCGGCTATCCGGCGCCGGCCGGTGCCGTGTTCGCCGCGCCGGCGGGCTCGGACGACGCGCCGGGAACCCTGGAGCAGCCGTTGCGGACCGTCGCGGCCGCCCTCGCGAAGGCGCCCCCTGGCGGCACCGTGGTCCTGCGCGGCGGGGACTACCGCGAGACGGTCGCCAGCGTGACCAAGCCGGTGACGATTCAGCCCTACCAGCGCGAACAGGCCTGGCTCAACGGGGCCGACATCGTCAAGGACTGGGCGCCGCTGCCCGACGGCTGGGCCACGGCGACGTTCCGGAGCACCCTCTGCCGGACCTGCTACTACGAGAAGGCGGTCGACCCCGCCCGCCCACTCGCCGGCAGCCCGAACCAGGTCTTCGTCAACGGCAAGGCGCTGAAGGAAGTGGCCGGGGACGCGCAGCTGGACTCCGGCTCGTTCTACGTCATGGACGACGGCACGGTCGTGATCGGTACCGACCCGGCGGGCGTGACGGTCCAGATTTCGGTCCGCTGGAAGGCCATCCAGTTCGACGGGGGCGCCAGCGGGAGCGTCGTACGCGGAATAGGTGTCCGCGGCTACGCCCCGGTCTGGATCGAGTCGCAGCAGCTCGCCGCCGTCATTCTCAACGCCCCCGGCGTCAGGTTCACCGGCAATGTCCTCACCGATGTCGCCGGGACGGCCCTGGCCGTGACCCGGCCGGGCGCGGTCGTGACCGGCAACGTCGTCATCCGAAACGGTCTGCGCGGGATGGTCGCCAACCGGGCCGACGGCCTGGTCGTCACCGGCAACAGGTTCGACCTGAACAACACGGCTGGCTTCGCCACGACGACCTGCGGGGCGGTCTGTGTCATCGCGGGGCTCAAGATCACCCGCACGCGGGGGCTCACGGTCAAGGGAAACTCGTTCTCGAACAACGACGGCGCCGGCGTCTGGTGCGACCTCGGGTGCATCGACGCGACCGTGACCGGCAACCTGGTGTCCGGGAACACCGGCAACGGCATGTTCTACGAGCTCTCGACGAACGCCGTCTTCGACGGCAACACCATCACCCGTAACGGCAGGGGCCTGAAGATCGCCGGATCGGACCGGGTCACGGTGAACGGAAACCATTTCACCGACAACGGCATCGATCTCGGCGTGTACGACGACCCGCGCAGCCCGAGCGTCGAGAAGTACTCCGAGCAGAACGGGCTGACCTGGGACACCCGTCAGGTCACGGTCACCGGCAACAGCTTCGTCGGTGCCGGCGGGACCGACGACGTGCTGCTGGAAACGAACAGGACGGCGCAGGTGACCGCACCGGACATGATCGGGCGTTTCGTCTCCAACACCTTCCAGCCCGCCGCCGGGGGCCGGGTGTACTGGTGCTCATCGAGCTGCATGTACTTCCCGACGGTGACGGCTTTCCTGGCGTCTGGCGCGCTGGGGTGA